CGCCGATGCTGTCGTCGCGGCGTTCGGGCACGCTGCGATCGATGGCGGCCCGTGAGCCGGGGCCCGACTCCGTGCCGAGGCCAGGCTCTGTGCCGGGACCCTCGGGCATGCCGACATCGAGAGGGTCGTCCGACGTGGCTCCCAGGTCGGAATCCGTCCCTGGTGCCGCCTCGGCGGATCCTCGAGCCTCTGGTGACTGTTCCCCGACTCGGGCACCTCGCTTCTTCGACCGGACGGTCGAAAGGAGTCCGTCGCGCAGCTCCTCCGCTCGTTTCTTCGACAGGTATTTCAGCGAGACGTTGGAGTCGGTGCCGCCGGCGACGTCGAAGACGAGCTCCGCCATGCCCAGCAGCCGGGGCAGCAGCTTCTGCTGCAGGTCGATCGACTGGACGCGGTCGAGCCGGGCCTTGCGCTGCTTCTTCGACAGCAGTCCGCGCCGGTAGTAGATGGCCTCGGAATCGATCCTGTAGCCCATCACCCTCCAGGCCAGCCAGCTGAAGAGGGCCGTGAGCAGGAGGATGAGCACGATCCCACCGACACCGCCGAGGATGACGAGCGGGTGTGCACGCAGCCAGCCGGCGAATCCGAGGTCGACGCCGTCGCCTCTGGCCAGGTCTTCGATCGCGGTCTGGGCGAAGTTCTGCAGACCGTAGGCAACCGCGATGAAGATGCCCACGAGGACGCCCAGGCTCTCGAGGATCGGGGTCAGGGGGTGGACCCGGTGCCACACTTCGGGGGCGGCGACCTCACTGTTCGTGGTCCCGGACGGCTGCTGGCCCGGGTGCTCCGCGGCCATGCTCACAGGCCCGCCAGGTTGGCCTGACCCAGACCGGCCAGGCTGTCGCGCAGCCGGTCGGCCTCGGCGCGGGGCAGCCCTGGAATGGTGGCGTCGGTGGAGGCGGAGGCTGTGTGGAGTTTGACGGACGCCAGGCCGAACATGCGGTCGATGGGGCCGGCGTCGACGTCGACGAACTGCAGGCGTCCGTAGGGAACCACCGTCGCCTTGTGGAACATGATTCCGCGCCGGATGAGCAGGTCGTCGGCCCTTTCCGCATATCCGATGGCCTTGGCCTGACGCAGGGTGATGACGATGAGGAGAACCGTGAACGCCACGAGGACGGCCCAGATCGCGTGCAGCCACGGCACCTCGGCGGTGTAGATGATGGCGAAGACGAGGGCCACGACGATCATCGGGACGAGGACCGTCAGAGAGGCCAACGTCTCCTTGAGACCGTACTTGGTGCTGACCCTGTTGAAGTCGGCATCGATTCCGGTCAGGTAGTTGAATTCGCGAGTCATGCTGCTTCGGCTCCTGGTGGGTCCTGAGGGGGCAGTTCGCAGAATCCCTCAACGATCATTCCGACGACCATCAGAGCTGCGGCTGCGATCATAGCGAGAAGCATCCCTGCCGCCAAGTCATTGCGGATGCCCGGTGCGGACAGGAAATAGTAGGCGGCGTTGCCCATGTACCAGCCGGCCAGACCCGCCCCGGTCAGAGCGCTGGCCTTGGCCATGACGGCTACGCGAGCGGCCTGGAGCGGATCGATCTCCTTGGTGCGGTCGCCGTCGTTCCATTTCTTGATCGGCCACCCCAATACGAGCAGGATGGCCGCGAGCACGAGCATCCCGATGATCGCGAACCAGGGCAGGCCCGGTAGTGAGAAGCCCTGGCTCTCGAGGACGACATCGACGACGGGTGCCAGCACTGCGCCGATGACGGCCCAGATGACGAGAGTGCCCGACGATGTTCGCTGCATAGCTCCAAGTCTCTCAAACCTCGGGCCCGGATGATGCCGGTATCCGTGTGATTTCCTGATCGTCCAGTTCGGCGAGGATCGCGGTGATCGGACGTCGACCCGTGGGGGTGTCGATTTCGACGTCGTCTTCGAGCTCTGCCCAGGGTGCGAGCACGAAGGCGCGTTCGTGCGCGTGCGGATGGGGCAGTGTCAGCACGGCGGTGTCGAGGACGAGCTCGCTGTCGTTGGTGCCGAAGCGGATCAGGTCGATGTCGAGTGTGCGCGGACCCCAGCGAAGTTCCCGTGTCCGGCCGCAGGCGACCTCGATTCCCTGCACGACCGCGAGCAGCTCCCGAGCCGGCAGACTGGTGCTCACGATGAGGCCGAGGTTGAGGAAGTCGTTCTGTTCGACTCCGCCCCAGGGCGAGGTGCGGTAGAACGAGGATCGTTTCAGGACCGCGATTCTGGGGTGCCGGTCGACAGCCTCGACGGCCTGCTCAAGAGTGTCGCCGGCATCGCCGAGGTTGGCCCCGAGACTGAGGTAGGCCCCGGTCTCGACGGGCTCGGGTTCGTCGGTTCCGGGACTGGCGAGAGTGCCGTCGGCGCCGCGGGAACGGACGACGGTGACGCTGACGTCGTTGAAGCTGCGTTCGATCGGGGCACCGGGTTTGTGGACGACGACCTCGACGTGCCCGGCCAGGCTCAGACAGTGCTCGGCGATCCGTCCGGCGAGGGTTTCGATGAGGTCGAAGGTGTTGTCCTCAACGATGCGAGCGACGTCTTCGGCCAGTTCGCCGTAGTGGACGGTGTCGGCGATGTCGTCCGAGTCCGCAGCCCGAGCCAGAGAGGTGGCCAGGGTGACGTCGATGACGAAATCCTGGCCCTCGCGCTTCTCGAAGTCGAAGACCCCGTGGTTGCCGCGCACTCTCAGTCCGCGCAGGTCGATCCGATCCGGGCGGCTGCTCATGCCTCCCCCTCGGCCGGCGGCACGGGGGCCTCGGCAGGCCGGACGGCTGCCCCGGCGGGCCGGACAGGTGCCCCGGCGGGCCGGCCATGTGCGGCCACGGCGTCGACGACCTTGGCCGCGATCGCCGAGGTTGTCGGTTCGTGAACGCGCACCGCCCAGGCACCGGCCTTGGCCGACAGCGCGGTGATCGCGGCCGTAGCCTGATCCTTCGCGGCCTCAGGAGTGAGCATCGGGTCCTCGGGCGAGAGCAGTGTGGAGATGAAGCGCTTCCTGCTCGCAGCCACGAGGAGCCGGTGGTCCAGCTCCGCGAAATCGTCGAGGGCGGCCAGGATCTGCCAATTGTGTTCGGCGTTCTTCGAAAAGCCCAGGCCCGGATCGAGGATGATGTTCCCATGCTCGACGCCGACGGCGATCGCCTCGTCGATCCTCGTCTTCAGCTCGGAGATCACCTCGGCGACGACATCGTCGTAGTGGAATGATGCCGATACGCGGTCGAGGTAGCCGCGCCAGTGCATGAGCACGACGGGGGCCTGAGTCTCGGCGGCGACGGTCAGCATCGTCGGATCGGAGAGTCCGGCGGAGACATCGTTGATGATGTGTGCGCCGACGCCCAGAGACGCCTCGGCGACCTTGGCGCGCATGGTGTCGACGCTGATCACGGCTCCTGCCGCCGCCAGTTCCCGGATCACCGGGATGACTCGGCGCAGCTCCTCGTCCTCATCGACGCGCACAGAGCCGGGACGCGTGGACTCGCCGCCGACGTCGATGATCTCGGCGCCCGAATTCACGAGTCGGAGGCCATGGGCGATGGCTGCCTCGTGATCGAAGTAGCGGCCGCCGTCGGAGAAGGAGTCGGGCGTGACGTTGAGTACGCCCATGATCTTCGTGCGTTCCTGTGTGGGCATGACGGGCGGCTACCTCCGCAGGATCAGACTCATGGCTTCGGCACGGGATGCCGATTCGCGCAGTTGTCCGCGCACTGCCGAGGTGATGGTCGAGGCTCCCGGCTTGCGGACTCCGCGCATGGTCATGCACAGGTGCTCGGCCTCGACGACGACGATCGCACCCTGGGGTTCGAGGTGTTCGACGAGGGCATCGGCGATCTGGGTCGTCAGCCGCTCTTGGACCTGGGGACGACGAGCATAGACCTCGACGAGGCGGGCCAGCTTGGACAGACCGGTGACCTTCCCGTTCTTACTCGGAATGTAGCCGATGTGGGCGACCCCGTGGAAGGGAACCAGATGGTGTTCGCACATCGAGTACAGGTCGATGTCGCGGACGAGGACCATCTCCTCGTGGCTGATGTCGAAGGTCATCCCCAACACGTCGGCCGGGTCGCGATGGAGACCCGAGAAGACCTCCTCGTAGGCGCGGGCGACCCGAGCAGGGGTCTCCACCAGCCCCTCCCGGTCGGGGTCCTCGCCGACGGCGATGAGGATCTCCCGGATCGCCGCGGCGATCCGGGGCTGATCGACCTTGTTGGCGGTGCCGGCCGGAGCCTCGCCGAGAACCTCCGTCACCTCTTCGAGCTCAGACATCAGTAGCCGCTCTCCCTGCCGCCGTCGGGATTCTGCGTTCCGGTCGGACCGTCGGGGTTGTGTGGCCCGGTCGGACCGTCGGGGTTGATCGGTCCCGTGGGATTCTCGGGAACTTGGGGACCGTCGGTGCCTGTCGGTCCCGCGCCGGGGGCATCGGTCGTGCCGACCTGCGAGTCACCGTTCCTCTGGGCGTTGCGGTCTTCGCTGAGTGGAGCGGGCGGATCGATCGGACCGCGTTCGGAGACGGGGCGTTCGTCGTTGGCCAACCACACTTCCCGGATGGGGCGTTTGACGATGGGACCGAAGATCGCCGCCAGCGCGGCCTGGTCGAGGGTCTCATGCTCGAGCAGCTGGTAGGCGAGGTCGTCGAGGACGTCGCGGTTGTGCGTCAGCGCCCAGTAGGCGTCGGCGTGGGCGGCATCGATGAGCTCGCGGACCTCGTGGTCGATCGAGGACAGGGTCGAGTCACCGTATTCGTCTCCCCCACCGTACCCACGTCCGGCGAAGGGTTCCCCCTGGTCGTCGCCGATCTTGACCATGCCCAGCTTCTCGCTCATGCCGTATTGGGTGACCATCTTCCGGGCGATGCTCGTCGCCTTGTCGATGTCGCTGCTGGCACCCGTGGTGGGGTCGTGGAAGACGACCTCCTCGGCCACTCGCCCACCCATGGCGTAGGCCAACTGGTCGAGCAGTTCATTGCGGGTCGTGGAGTACTTGTCCTCACTGGGCAGGACCATGGTGTAGCCCAGGGCGCGGCCGCGAGGCAGGATGGTGACCTTCGTGACCGGGTCGGTTTGGTTCATCGCCGCGGCCACCAGTGCGTGTCCGCCCTCGTGGTAGGCGGTGATGAGGCGTTCCTTGTCCTTCATCAGGCGGGTCCGCTTCTGTGGGCCTGCGATGACACGGTCGATCGCCTCATCGAGGATGCGGTTGTCGATGACGTCCGAGCTCTCCCGGGCGGTCAGCAGGGCCGCTTCGTTGAGCACGTTCGCGAGGTCGGCGCCGGAGAATCCCGGCGTGCGCTTGGCGATCTGGCCCAGGTCGACGTCCGCGGCCAGGGGCTTGCCCTCGGCGTGGACCTCGAGGATGTGCTGACGGCCCCTCATGTCGGGGGCTTCGATGGGGATCTGCCGATCGAAGCGTCCGGGGCGCAGGAGCGCAGGGTCGAGGACATCGGGCCGGTTGGTCGCAGCGATGAGGATGACGTTGGTCTTGATGTCGAAGCCGTCCATCTCGACGAGCAGCTGATTGAGCGTCTGCTCGCGCTCATCGTGGCCACCGCCCATGCCGGCGCCGCGCTGGCGACCGACGGCGTCGATCTCGTCGATGAAGATGATGCAGGGGGCGTTCGTCTTGGCCTGCTCGAACAGGTCACGGACACGGGAGGCACCCACGCCGACGTACATCTCGACGAAGTCCGAGCCGGAGATCGAGTAGAAGGGAACGCCGGCCTCACCGGCCACGGCCTTCGCCAGCAGGGTCTTGCCCGTACCGGGCTGACCGTAGAGGAGGACGCCCTTGGGGATCTTGGCGCCCACTGCCTTGAATTTCTCGGGTTCGGCCAGGAACTCCTTGATCTCCTCGAGCTCTTCGAGCGCCTCGTCGACGCCCGCGACGTCTGTGAACATGACGTCGGGGTTCTCCTTGTTGACCAGCT
The Brevibacterium marinum genome window above contains:
- a CDS encoding PH domain-containing protein; this translates as MTREFNYLTGIDADFNRVSTKYGLKETLASLTVLVPMIVVALVFAIIYTAEVPWLHAIWAVLVAFTVLLIVITLRQAKAIGYAERADDLLIRRGIMFHKATVVPYGRLQFVDVDAGPIDRMFGLASVKLHTASASTDATIPGLPRAEADRLRDSLAGLGQANLAGL
- a CDS encoding DUF3180 domain-containing protein; translation: MQRTSSGTLVIWAVIGAVLAPVVDVVLESQGFSLPGLPWFAIIGMLVLAAILLVLGWPIKKWNDGDRTKEIDPLQAARVAVMAKASALTGAGLAGWYMGNAAYYFLSAPGIRNDLAAGMLLAMIAAAALMVVGMIVEGFCELPPQDPPGAEAA
- the folK gene encoding 2-amino-4-hydroxy-6-hydroxymethyldihydropteridine diphosphokinase translates to MSSRPDRIDLRGLRVRGNHGVFDFEKREGQDFVIDVTLATSLARAADSDDIADTVHYGELAEDVARIVEDNTFDLIETLAGRIAEHCLSLAGHVEVVVHKPGAPIERSFNDVSVTVVRSRGADGTLASPGTDEPEPVETGAYLSLGANLGDAGDTLEQAVEAVDRHPRIAVLKRSSFYRTSPWGGVEQNDFLNLGLIVSTSLPARELLAVVQGIEVACGRTRELRWGPRTLDIDLIRFGTNDSELVLDTAVLTLPHPHAHERAFVLAPWAELEDDVEIDTPTGRRPITAILAELDDQEITRIPASSGPEV
- the folP gene encoding dihydropteroate synthase; translation: MPTQERTKIMGVLNVTPDSFSDGGRYFDHEAAIAHGLRLVNSGAEIIDVGGESTRPGSVRVDEDEELRRVIPVIRELAAAGAVISVDTMRAKVAEASLGVGAHIINDVSAGLSDPTMLTVAAETQAPVVLMHWRGYLDRVSASFHYDDVVAEVISELKTRIDEAIAVGVEHGNIILDPGLGFSKNAEHNWQILAALDDFAELDHRLLVAASRKRFISTLLSPEDPMLTPEAAKDQATAAITALSAKAGAWAVRVHEPTTSAIAAKVVDAVAAHGRPAGAPVRPAGAAVRPAEAPVPPAEGEA
- the folE gene encoding GTP cyclohydrolase I FolE, with product MSELEEVTEVLGEAPAGTANKVDQPRIAAAIREILIAVGEDPDREGLVETPARVARAYEEVFSGLHRDPADVLGMTFDISHEEMVLVRDIDLYSMCEHHLVPFHGVAHIGYIPSKNGKVTGLSKLARLVEVYARRPQVQERLTTQIADALVEHLEPQGAIVVVEAEHLCMTMRGVRKPGASTITSAVRGQLRESASRAEAMSLILRR
- the ftsH gene encoding ATP-dependent zinc metalloprotease FtsH, which encodes MAESNKRRPLLNKATKGPLIWIVLALLVVSVGALLFSQSGFTQIDTQQGLKLLNDDKVEQAKIVDKDQRVDLTLKDDLTIEGEDFGKKVQFFYVQQRGDEIIKAVDSAEPSKGFTDEVPKQSWLMSLLGTLIPFIIIFVVFWFLISQMSGGKMMNFGKSKAKLVNKENPDVMFTDVAGVDEALEELEEIKEFLAEPEKFKAVGAKIPKGVLLYGQPGTGKTLLAKAVAGEAGVPFYSISGSDFVEMYVGVGASRVRDLFEQAKTNAPCIIFIDEIDAVGRQRGAGMGGGHDEREQTLNQLLVEMDGFDIKTNVILIAATNRPDVLDPALLRPGRFDRQIPIEAPDMRGRQHILEVHAEGKPLAADVDLGQIAKRTPGFSGADLANVLNEAALLTARESSDVIDNRILDEAIDRVIAGPQKRTRLMKDKERLITAYHEGGHALVAAAMNQTDPVTKVTILPRGRALGYTMVLPSEDKYSTTRNELLDQLAYAMGGRVAEEVVFHDPTTGASSDIDKATSIARKMVTQYGMSEKLGMVKIGDDQGEPFAGRGYGGGDEYGDSTLSSIDHEVRELIDAAHADAYWALTHNRDVLDDLAYQLLEHETLDQAALAAIFGPIVKRPIREVWLANDERPVSERGPIDPPAPLSEDRNAQRNGDSQVGTTDAPGAGPTGTDGPQVPENPTGPINPDGPTGPHNPDGPTGTQNPDGGRESGY